CAAGCCCTTTGGGATGCCCCCATGGCTCCGATGATTACTTGAATGCCGTGGTGGAGTTTACCTGGGCCGGAACGGTGGAAGAACTGCTGGTGCATTGCCAGGGGATAGAACGCGCCCTGGGCCGCGTGCGCTCCGGCATCAGATGCGAACCCCGCACGGCGGATGTGGATATTATTTACGTAGGCGGCCTGGTGATTAATGATCCCCCCCGCCTGATCCTGCCCCATCCGCGAGCCCATTTGAGGAAGTTTGTACTGAAGCCGCTTTCCGACATCAGGCCGGATCTGGTCCTGCCGCTCCAGAAAAAAACGGTTTCCCGCCTGCTGGCAGAGCTTGTGACGGAGGAGACGGAGCCGCTTCTTGTTGCGGAAAAGTGGTAAAAAACATTTTTATTAATGCCATGAATCAATCTGTTGAAAAGGCGGAACGCATCCGCGCCTGCAAGGGCACGCGGCATGTGACGCTGGTTACCGCTTATGATTATCCCACGGGACGCCTGCTGGATGAGGCCGGCGTGGATGTCGTCCTGGTGGGGGATTCCGTAGGAATGGTCCAGCTGGGCTTTCCGGATACCACCCACGTGACGCTGGACCATATGGTCCACCATGTGGAGGCCACGGCGCGCGGCGTAAAAAACGCCCTGCTGGTGGGGGATATGCCCATCCATACTTATGAGACGGTGGAGGACGCCGTGCGTACCGCGGGAAAACTGTTCCGGGCCGGAGCGGATGCCGTCAAGCTGGAAGGCGGCGCCTCCCAGGCGGAAAAGATACGCGCCATTGTGAAGGCGGGGATTCCCGTGATGGGCCATATCGGTCTGCTGCCTCAAAAAGTTCTGGAAGAGGGGGGATACAGGATCAAGGGGAAATCCGCTGCTGAGGCGGACGCCCTGGTGAAGGATGTTCAGGCCGTGGCGGAGGCCGGAGCCTGCTCCGTGGTGGTGGAAGGCGTTACGCCCTCCGTGGCGCGCCGTATTACGGCTCATTCTCCCGTTCCTACTTTGGGCATCGGTTCCGGAGCGCATACCTGTGACGGGGATGTGGTGGTGATCCATGACCTGGTGGGGGCGTTTCCGTGGTTTGTCCCGGCCTTTGTGAAGCCCCGCGCCGACGTGGCCGGAAGTATGACGACGGCGGTGAAGGAGTGGATGAAGGACGTGTACACGGAACCCGGAACTGCGGGCTCCTAGCCCTGGACGATTTTTATGCTGGTTTTTTCTACATGCTGGAATTCCCACCGCCATCAGGACGGGGAGGAGATGATTGATGAGATCCTTTCCCTGGGGTTTGACCATGTGGAACTTTCCCACGGCATCAAGCTTTCTCTTTTGCCGGGCATCATGAGAGCCGTGGAAGCGGGCAAGGTGCGCGTTGCCGGCGTTCACAATTATTTTCCCGCTCCGATTGACGAGGTGGGGGATGCCCCGGACAGCAGGCCGTTTACGGCGGATTTGCCCCAGGTCCGCAGCAAGGCGATTGAGCTGACGAAGAAGTCCATTGAACAGGGCGCCTCCCTGGGCGCCGGATACATTGTTTTGCACATGGGGACGGTGGAACCGCTGGTGAAGCGTACGGATACGACCCGGCTGCAGACCATGGCCAGGGAAGGGCTGGTGGGCACGGAGGAGTTTGCCCGGACCAAGGGGGAATTCGTCAGGCGCCGCAACCGTCTCGCTCCCGTTTATGTAGAGCGCGCCCGCGAGGCCATCCGCCAGTTATTGCCCCATGCCTCGGAGTTCGGAGTGAAACTGGGCATCGAAGGCCGCAGCCATTATGAACAGATTCCCAGTGAGGATGAAATGGCGGACCTGATGCGGGAGTTTGCAGAAGAGCCGTTTGTCGGTTACTGGCATGATTTCGGGCATATTCAGCGGAAGCACAATTTGCTCTTATTGAATCATGAACAATTCATCCGCAGTATATCTCCCCATTTGATCGGCGGGCACGTGAATGACGTCAAATGGCCGGCCCGCGACCACCAGGTGCCCTTGATAGGGGGCGGGGTGCCTTTTGAACGCCTTTTGCCCTTTTTCCCCGCAGGCGTGCCGCTTGTCTGGGAACTTTCGGGGAGAGCCGCCGCGGAGGACATTCTGACCGCGCGGGAATTGTGGGAAAGCAGGTTTCCGCAGACGTTGCAGTAACCATCTTGTGATTGTCAACGCGGTGCATTGCATATAGAGTGGGAACAATGATTGACAAGACGACATCCCGCGTCATTGTGGGCCTGCTGGTGACGGCCGGGGTGATGGTTGCAGCGTTTGCCTGGTACAAGGCCCGCGACGCCGCCAGTCCGGATGCGGGCGCGTACAAGAATATTTATGACGTGGATGTTCCGCAGTCCGCTCCCATTCCCGTGGATTACAGGCTGATTCTGCTGACCCCCCAGGAACTGGCCAAGGCCCCTCTGGCGGATGTGTTTGTGTCCCCGCTGGGGGATGACAACGGAGCGTTTACGTATTCCGCCCAGGGATTCGGAGCCATGAATGCCGCGCGCGGCGGCAGGCATACCGGACAGGATTTGAACGGGATTGGCGGAGAGAATACGGATGAGGGGCTTCCGGTGCGCGCCGCGGGGCGCGGGCTGCTGATTTATGCCGGGGAGCCGTCTCCGGACTGGGGAAACGTCGTGGTTCTGCTGCATCGGCTTCCGGACGGCCGTTTTGTGCAGAGCCTGTATGCGCATCTTAAAACCATCAGCGACATTCCTCTGGGAACCATCGTGGGCCGCGGGGAGCAGATCGGCACCGTGGGCACGGCGCACGGCAATTATCTGGCTCATCTGCATTTTGAAATGATTGAGTCCATCGCCCATGAGGCGGGAATGCCGGGGTATGGCAAGACGACGTTCAACCGGATCAACCCGGACGAGGTGCTGGAAAAGTACGCTCCCGACCCCGCGATGATGATTCCGGACCCCGTGATTGCCCTGAAGGATGTTCAGCAGGCTGCCGGCTGGGAGAAACTGCTGGAAAACCTTTACCGGGACAACAGCATGGAGGCGCTGGACAAGATTCTGCCGAAGGAACAGCAGGAAGGCGCCCTGGAACCCTCTCCGTAACCGGAAAGGCCGTTTACGGAAGCTTGTCCGCCTGCCTGGAGGCCAGTTCCCGTTGCATCCTGCTGATTTGGAGAACGGATATCAGCCACAGGGTGCTGGCCGCGGTTATCAGGGAACCGATCAGGAAGAAGGCAACCAGATAATGTTCCACTCCGAAAGGGAAAAGCAGGGACAGCGTGAGGGCGGTTGCCGCGGTTAAGTACAGCCGAACGGCCAGGGAGGGGGATTGCAGCATCCATTCTTCCGGATTTTTTGAGGCTCTGTACAGTTCCTGGATGATCAGGGCATTGAGCACCATGCCGACGAGGGGCATGCAGCTGAGGATAACGCTGACCAGGGGGGTGAACCGCAACCCTGAAACCCGGAATTGCTGCACGTTGGCGCAGGCCCGGTAAAGCCAGACCAGCTGGACGGCCAGGGAGGGGATGCACAGAAGGCTGAACAGGAAAATGAGGGGGAGCACGTAGGAGGGAAGCTGATCTACGACCTGCCGGAGGGTGGTTTGAACCTCCGCATAGTCCACGATATGATGGAAACAGACGATCCACAGGGTCCACAGGGAGCAGGCCAGAAGAATGAAACAGGCCGGAAAGGCTAATCTGGAGAGCTCGAAGAGGGAGTACCGCAAACGGTACGTGGGGGGCGGGGGGGAGATATCCGGCTTTTCCTTCCGGAAGGGGAGGGTTTCCGGCTCTTTTTCCGGCAAAACCTGCCCGACCGGCTGCCATCCGTCCATGCCCGGCTTCCAGGTGAGCGTTTCCGAGTCAATGACGCCCTGGCCCAGAAATTCCCGGACTTCGTATTCGGAGTAGGACCTCGGCTGTGAATCGCCGGGAAGCTTCAGGAAGTATTCACTCATCGCCCGCATGTTAAGAGAAGAGGCGTAGCGGGAGCAATGTGAAATTGAGGGATGACTGATAAAATGCCGTTTGCCGGAAGTGGTTTTTTCTGGATTATTGTTACTATGGGGCAAGGGAATTCCTAGTGACGGAACCGGCATGGATGCTTTTTCTCATGAAGGGGTATCAAAAGCAGTTGTTGATGGAATCCCTGAATTTCTTTTCGCAGTCCTTCCAGAGAAAATCAAGGGTATGAACGCCATGGTTCCATGGCTTGGAACTTCCCGGATAATGGACGATGGCATAGTTTTTTTCCGCCGTCATGCGTTCCATTTCTTGCCGGATTTCCGGAGAGGCCAAGTGCTTGGGATAGTTTTCATAGTAAAAGTTGTATTTTTGGGGAAGACGGAAGAATTGGCCGCGCGCTGAAATGTTCAGGGCATCCTGATCGTCACACCTGAACCGGTGTTTCATGGCCAGAGTTGCCGCATGGAAAAAGAGGTGGTTGTTTTTCAGGAGGGGGATATTCATCAAAAGGACCCCGGCATTGAAGTAGTCATATGTTGAGACGGGAAAACCGAAGTTATTCAGAGATGCCCAAAATGGATCTCCGTGGAAGTAGGGGATTTCCACGGCTCCAAGATCAAGACCTTTCATGTCCATCTCAAACAGAGGGCTTAAATCCTGGCAGACAATGGTATCGGAATCCAGGTAAAGGACTCTTTCTTCTGATGCCATCTGAGGAATAAGTAGCCGGGCATATGTTGTTGATGTGAGTCTGTTTTCTCCTGTTTGATTGCCAACCAGCTTTCCGGATAATTCACTTTCCAGCAGGCGGTATGTCACCGTTGCCCCGGGAAAGGAAGATACGGCTTTTTTCAACACCTGCCTGTTTTTTTCCTTTAGAGGCTTATAACTCAGGATGTTTAAATGGGCCTTGTCCTCTTCTCTTTTATGCAGAAGAAGGGAAAAGACGGAAATGGAGGTCTGATAAAAGTACCGCTCATCCGTGCACCAATAGATATTCAATTTCATGTGGTTGGAAGGTTATGGGAGATGCTAGAAAGGACATAGAGATTGGCAATGAAAAACTTCCGTATTTTTACAACAATTTAAGCGTGCGGTTTTTTATTAAAAATAGATGCCATTCCATTTCTTGACTGAATGGTGAAGCGGCAGTATTTTTTAAGCAGAGAGTTGTTTTTGCTTTATGATGTTAAGTGCTGCTTGATACTTCCTCCATTTAACAATCCTATGGCAATAGCGAACAGGCCGGGTAACAAGCCTGAACGATGCTGCTGCTCATGTTATTGAATTGGCGGAAGCTCATGAATAGAACAACGTGTCCAGGGAACTGATGTGTCTTAAGTTGTTTCCAGGAGAAGAATACAGACTTGACATTCGTTTCAATATTCGCCCATTTTTTAAATTGAGGGAATGATAAACTGAAGAACTGGAAGCGCTTTCCTGCAACTGGCATGGAGCAGTCTGTTTCCATCGAGTTCCGGAAACAACCGTGTCCGTACTTTTATGAAAAAACTTTTTCTTCCTCCCAAGTCAGCGTGGAAAAATGAATTAACCGCGCTCATAAAACAAAACGTGAGCGGATTTTTTGCGGGAGAAGGAGCTCATTCTCTGTTCCTGGATTCTGGATATCGTGAAGTTTCCCCGGTCCGTATTGATTTTGGACTCCATGGAATTAAAAGATTTGGGGAGGCCACGGCATTTGTTTTCAAGAGTTTCGCCTGCTCATTCCATGCCATTTTGAAGCCTGTTTTGTAAAAATAAGTCACAACAAAATAGCCGCCCGAAGGCGGCTATTAAAAAGTGGTCGAGCTGACAGGATTCGAACCTGCGACCTCTTCGTCTCGAATGAAGGGAATTCAGTTTTTGGCTATTGATAATCAATGGTTATAATTTTGTACCCCTTTCATACCCTTTATTTTCCGCTTGATTATTGTGTCGTTTTAACCTTCCCCTACGTGGCGAATAAGGGGTGAACTACGCGTTAAACGTGTTGATATGTTCAATGGGACATCGGCAGGATACTGGAAGACTGAGGATTCAGTCTTTCCAAAAAATAAACAGCAAACAATAGCAATGAATAATTACATACCAATCAACAAGGCAGTTAATCCCGTCTGCATTTATCAAGGGTATGAGCCTCTTATCAGCAAGACGCTCGGTGTTGATGAAATGATATATGGCTTTGACGGAACTCCCTCGGATTATGCCACCTGTGCCGGAGCTCCCGAAATGTTCATCAAGGTGGAGCGTGACGGCTTGTACTATTTCG
This genomic stretch from Akkermansia biwaensis harbors:
- the folK gene encoding 2-amino-4-hydroxy-6-hydroxymethyldihydropteridine diphosphokinase, which encodes MKRAGIALGSNLGDKNSLIVKARDHLAQMALSDDPFLQSSLYATSPLGCPHGSDDYLNAVVEFTWAGTVEELLVHCQGIERALGRVRSGIRCEPRTADVDIIYVGGLVINDPPRLILPHPRAHLRKFVLKPLSDIRPDLVLPLQKKTVSRLLAELVTEETEPLLVAEKW
- a CDS encoding glycosyltransferase family 8 protein: MKLNIYWCTDERYFYQTSISVFSLLLHKREEDKAHLNILSYKPLKEKNRQVLKKAVSSFPGATVTYRLLESELSGKLVGNQTGENRLTSTTYARLLIPQMASEERVLYLDSDTIVCQDLSPLFEMDMKGLDLGAVEIPYFHGDPFWASLNNFGFPVSTYDYFNAGVLLMNIPLLKNNHLFFHAATLAMKHRFRCDDQDALNISARGQFFRLPQKYNFYYENYPKHLASPEIRQEMERMTAEKNYAIVHYPGSSKPWNHGVHTLDFLWKDCEKKFRDSINNCF
- a CDS encoding GYF domain-containing protein, whose protein sequence is MSEYFLKLPGDSQPRSYSEYEVREFLGQGVIDSETLTWKPGMDGWQPVGQVLPEKEPETLPFRKEKPDISPPPPTYRLRYSLFELSRLAFPACFILLACSLWTLWIVCFHHIVDYAEVQTTLRQVVDQLPSYVLPLIFLFSLLCIPSLAVQLVWLYRACANVQQFRVSGLRFTPLVSVILSCMPLVGMVLNALIIQELYRASKNPEEWMLQSPSLAVRLYLTAATALTLSLLFPFGVEHYLVAFFLIGSLITAASTLWLISVLQISRMQRELASRQADKLP
- a CDS encoding sugar phosphate isomerase/epimerase family protein, with protein sequence MIDEILSLGFDHVELSHGIKLSLLPGIMRAVEAGKVRVAGVHNYFPAPIDEVGDAPDSRPFTADLPQVRSKAIELTKKSIEQGASLGAGYIVLHMGTVEPLVKRTDTTRLQTMAREGLVGTEEFARTKGEFVRRRNRLAPVYVERAREAIRQLLPHASEFGVKLGIEGRSHYEQIPSEDEMADLMREFAEEPFVGYWHDFGHIQRKHNLLLLNHEQFIRSISPHLIGGHVNDVKWPARDHQVPLIGGGVPFERLLPFFPAGVPLVWELSGRAAAEDILTARELWESRFPQTLQ
- a CDS encoding M23 family metallopeptidase — protein: MIDKTTSRVIVGLLVTAGVMVAAFAWYKARDAASPDAGAYKNIYDVDVPQSAPIPVDYRLILLTPQELAKAPLADVFVSPLGDDNGAFTYSAQGFGAMNAARGGRHTGQDLNGIGGENTDEGLPVRAAGRGLLIYAGEPSPDWGNVVVLLHRLPDGRFVQSLYAHLKTISDIPLGTIVGRGEQIGTVGTAHGNYLAHLHFEMIESIAHEAGMPGYGKTTFNRINPDEVLEKYAPDPAMMIPDPVIALKDVQQAAGWEKLLENLYRDNSMEALDKILPKEQQEGALEPSP
- the panB gene encoding 3-methyl-2-oxobutanoate hydroxymethyltransferase, whose translation is MNQSVEKAERIRACKGTRHVTLVTAYDYPTGRLLDEAGVDVVLVGDSVGMVQLGFPDTTHVTLDHMVHHVEATARGVKNALLVGDMPIHTYETVEDAVRTAGKLFRAGADAVKLEGGASQAEKIRAIVKAGIPVMGHIGLLPQKVLEEGGYRIKGKSAAEADALVKDVQAVAEAGACSVVVEGVTPSVARRITAHSPVPTLGIGSGAHTCDGDVVVIHDLVGAFPWFVPAFVKPRADVAGSMTTAVKEWMKDVYTEPGTAGS